Within the Rosa rugosa chromosome 2, drRosRugo1.1, whole genome shotgun sequence genome, the region attggggggtaataatcaGTCCATTGCCCGCCAATAAACGACCTGTAATCAGTCATTGCAATCTCAAACCTGTTCAAAATTTCACTTCATTCATCCAAAGTAACAGAAATCAAAATAAAAGTTAACATAAATCATCCTCAAAAGAATAAAGGTTCACTAAGCATGAATGTAAACAGTTACTACCCCCTAATAAACCAATTACTGCCCCCCCAATAGAAACTGTAAAACCCATCAACCCTTTACAGAAACGTGTACTACTGCTGAACAAGAGGTTCTGTGCAACTCAGCTTGTTATGAGTGCCCATTTTTCCGCAACGGCCACAACGAATCAGCTTCTTTTCCACCTCTCCAATAGACTTGAACCTCTTCACCCGAGGTCTCCCAGGTGGCCTCTTCGCAAGGGGAGGTAATATAATGTCAGTAGCAGATTCAGAAGAACACATGTCAACATTGCTTATCGGCCGAATAGGAAAACTGTAGCTCTTCTTGAACATATCAACATGAAAGTACTTGTCAATATAATCATAGAAATTTTCAGAGGCCGCTTGTATTGCAGCAAGGCCATGAGGGCAAGGAAAGCAATTGATTTGCCATTTCACGCATGAACATGTATGATCGGTAATGTTAACTACATAAGAGAACTCAGATCGAACCTCATAAACACCAGGGCTAGAGTAATGGACACTGAAACGACGGGAATTCTCCATCTGCTCCTTCAACCTTTCCTCCATTTTGGGAGTCAGTTCTGTGGTCCAACGTTCTGCCTCATCTCTCCTCTCACATGCCATCTCCATTTGTTTAATTCTGGTCTGATCCAACATACAATATACCGGCATCATACGCTCAAGTCCAATCCAAGAGTTAAATGATTCAGCAATCCCATTAGCCATAATGCCATATCGGCAGCTAGTATAAAATGCACGGCACCAATTTTCCACTGGAATTTCAGCAAGAAAAGAGTCAATAATCTCAGCACCACCCTCTTGTCTAAGCAACCGCAAATTGAAATGGTATTCCTTCTCAGTAGAGGAATATGCAACCTTAAAAAACATCTTCTTAACCTCTTCTATCAAAACAGAATTACCTTTACCCCTATATTTACCGACAAGGTTCGCCACCAAATGCTTGTAACAAAACAGGTGTGGATGACCAGCAAACACCTTATCAAAAGCACTCAACAATCCAGTACCCCGATCACTAATAAATGTGATGACTCTTCCTTGAGGTTCAAGCAAACTCTTCAAATGCTTAAAAAAGAATGTCCAATTTGCATCAGTCTCAGAATCACAAAAACATATGGCTAGAGGGTAGAAACCTGCAGAAACCAGAACACAAAAAGgtcagtctactggggggcaataaagttatTATTGGGGGCCAGTAAACTAATGCAACTTGCAGCTGCACTGCCAATGAGAGCATACCGCTCCAAATGATAATAAATAACAATGAAAGAGACTAACACAAGAAAGATAAATcacatagaaaaaaaaaacaaaaaaaaaaacaaatattactgggggccaataataaaattattggggggcaataaatcaTGCAGTTACCTTGATTCCCATTCCTTCCAGTTGCAGAAAGAGTCTGGCCTTTGTAAATACTTTTACCAAATGTGCCATCAACATACAAGACCGGCAAACAGAATTGGAAGCCTTCAACACAACCTCCGTAAGCTACGAAAAGCCTCTGAAAACGATTAGTAGATGGGTcaacttccaacacaaaacAAGAGCCCGGGTTACTCTCCAAAACAGCTTCCTTATACCAAGATAACTTGCTGAACGAATCTGCATCGGAACCATAAATCGCATCCTTAGCCCTATGCTTTGCTTTCAAGGCAACCTTGTAGGAAATATCAAACCCATATGTTGACTTGAACTTACTCATAATCTCCCTTGGCTTCAAGGAAAGATTATAGCTAACATCGGCAGCAATGCAACtcttgacaaccttggatcccaaAAGCTTGTGTTTTTGAGTCCTAACTACACCCTTGCAAGTGTGAATATTATTCAACTCTGTTATATAAAGGCAGCCATTGGCAGATGATGAAAGAGCACGAAGATGCCAATCACAACCTTCGGTTCCAACATTTGAACAGACTGCATGAATACGGTCAAAATCATTTCTCAAAAACACAAACTCGAAACCAACTGCAATTGCATACTTCCTCAGCTTCTCACGCAGCTCAGCTGCACCATGAAACTTCTCCCCGACATGATGAATATAAGAACTCCACTCATCAGACAAATAGGACTTATGAACTTCAGTCCTAAATGCCTCCCCCAAATAATCGTCTTCATCAATAACTCCCGAATAACTATCCACTGAACACGTTTTGCTGTAACTTCCACCAATCTTTGAAACAGAAATATCAACACAATCTAACTTATGTATTCTAGCACCACAGAACAGCATATGGAAATCACGATCGGaatgaataaaacaaacttCACAACCAGGAACTGAATACTGAAGCTCAATAACATCACTTGGCAAAAACTGGAACATACGGGAAATGTCTTCATACAAGTTAGAATAGCTCATACATTGATTCAAAGGAATCATATAAACTTTTCCAGAATATATGCACCTAGCAACCAAAGAATCAGCCATaatcctgaaaaaaaaaaaagaaccgaaacattattgccccgcaataaacgTATTATTGGGGCCCAATAATATAATTAGAACTACCAACACACATATCAAGCAAAGCCAAATTGCTCtagaaacaaagtaaaagatcACTAGACAATACTTATAGAGACTTCATCACACTTGAAGGACAATACTGGCCCCCAATAAAcaaattattgccccccaataatataatCAGAACTGCCTAAACACTTCAGAAATTGTAAACAAATTGCTctggaaacaaaacaaaagatcaCTAACGAACAATTATAGAGGCGGAATAACAATATAAACACATTATTGTCCCCCagtagacagattattgccccccaataatgtaGTGAGAACTACAAAAACACTTCATAAGCCAGCACAAAGTTAACAGGAAGCTGAAATTCACCAAAATTAGTTTGAATTTAACACAGTAACACAATGTACCAAAAAATACCTAGAAATTCAAATAAGAAAAACTTCACAACCAGTTCAAACTTAACACGAAGCTCCAATCAATCAAAATCAGTTCGAAGTTAACACAGAAAATCGTACACAAAAAGACCTAGAAATCCAAATCAAACAGATTAGACCGAGCTAAAATTAATCAATTAAAGATAGGCGAAGAAAAGGATCAAACCGCGATGAAGGAACACATGCAAGAGCTCGATCTCGCTCCATGTGATAATCGCAGCAGAacttctctctctagaaatcgCAGCAGATCTTCTCCACTAAAAATCGCAGCAGAGCTTCTCTCACCGGAAATCGCACAGCTCCTCTCACAAGAAATCGCACAGCTCCTCTCACAAGAAAATCGcacagctcctctctctctctctctagaaatcgcagagctcctctctctctctaaaatggaAGAGCTTCTCTCTCAAAAACCGGGGAGCTTCTCTGTCTAGAAATCGAGcagatcctctctctctctctaaaatcggGGAGCTTCTCTCTCAATCTCAATCTGTTACGATTTTGAAGACTTGGCAGTTACAAAAGGGGCAAAACGGTCAGAAATTTTAAAGAAAACGGGCCCAACTGTTAGagttttgggtaagtgggctTAAAAAATGTAACTTGTTGTGTAAGTGGTCAaactcttagagtgtttgggtaagtggggttaactaaccctaaaattgggtaaatgatcattttccctataTATATCTACACAGCAGGTTTTGGtgatgtgtgtatatatatttatatatataaaaccatAAAACAATTATACATATACACACACCCATAATTAAGAATATAAGTTAATACTCaagcaaaaataaaatattcactatatcttatttttttaatattattaaAAGTATAGGTCGTCACATTCTACcctcttaaaaaaaatttcgtcccgaaatttacgTACAACAGTATCAACAAAAATCATCTAGGTGGAAAAACATTTGTTCAAAAAACAGCTTAGTGACTACAAGATCTCTTATGCTTTTGACATAACTCCATAAAGACAATTCTACATGATGAATAAATCTAAGAAAAACTCAATTAATAGTAGAAACTGCTCAGCATTTGAATTTAGACTAGGAAAACAATATTAACTAAAGTCACATTCTATCTAAAAGTATACCTTCTACCCTTTCGAGATCAGTCTAATTGTTAACTTGACCCAAACAATACACTCGATCCTGTGCGAGTTGTGCAGGTTGTCTTCCACTTGTTGGTCCATTTGGCCTAGCTTGAGTAGGTACTCCTCCTTGATATCTAGGATGTTGACCATACTGTGGCCTCTGGTAATTCTGTTGAGGTAGGTAAGGAGCATATGTATGATGTTGTGGGGCACGGATTTGTAACAGTGGGCAGTTCTTTTGGATATGTCCAAATTTTCCACATTGGAAACAAACTCGTGGATCTTGAGCTGTCCTCTCTAACCTCTGTGTTTTGAAATCTAATGTCTTCATAGATTCTAAAACACTCTGTTCTGCTATAAGAGCTCGTTCCACCACATCAGCATACCTATTCAATTTCAAAATTGCCACCTTCTCCCGAATCATTGGCTTAAGACCATCTTCAAATCTCTTTGCTTTAGTATATTCATCAAGAATCATATTCGGTGCAAAACGCATCAGTTCTTCAAATTTTGCTTGATAATCAGCTATGGACAACTCACCTTGAACAAGATTAACAAATTCCCTAGCCTTCATCCCTTTCACAGTACTTGGAAAATATTTCTCTAGGAAAATATTCTCAAAAGCATCCCAAGTTGTAATCTCTGTATCTGGCATCCTCAAAACAGATTCCCACCAATGGTAAGCTTGTTCTTCCAGATAAGTACAAGCAATTTCTACCTTTAGTTCTTCAGGAACCCTTTGATTTTTCAGTTTTCTCTTAATCTGACGTATCCATTCCTCTGCAGCCATTGGATCAGGAACTCCCTTAAATATTGGTGGTTGACATTTGCAGAATTCTCCTTGAATCCTCATAAATCTTCCTCCAGCATCTTCTTGCTGAGAATTATTATTTTTCCTGATCGCACTAGCCATGTCCTGTATGGCTTCAAGAACTCCAGAAGTACTGTTGTCGTGTCCTTCTATTCCAGCCATCTTataaaaataaacaaccaaACTGTTGTTTAACTAATAACTAATTGATGCTACTTAGGCTCTAGGTGAAGAAATTTATGAGTTAAGAAAAATTTGACAATAGAATTTATTATATAATGCTACTGAaatcacaaaataaaatatcaCAGCTCTTAAAGCAAATCAAGCTCAAAACACATATATGAGAAACATATCAAATAAGATAGAAGTAGTAATCAAGCACAGAAcgaatataaaatatatatatatatatatatatatatatatatatatatatatatatacgaaaatgttctgaagaggacgtccgcaacccagaaaaagtgcggacgtcgctcctccggccttaatcgagcggcgacggcgcggcgcggcttgccgAAGGGACGCcgggggtcgtgcggaggggtaTGCGGtgcggtggagtcgccggcgacggttctgcggtgttgcacagaacctgcaactgcaggtgaggtggctgcccagaaaccggcaagcccgacctcctccgacctcaaacg harbors:
- the LOC133730193 gene encoding uncharacterized protein LOC133730193, which gives rise to MADSLVARCIYSGKVYMIPLNQCMSYSNLYEDISRMFQFLPSDVIELQYSVPGCEVCFIHSDRDFHMLFCGARIHKLDCVDISVSKIGGSYSKTCSVDSYSGVIDEDDYLGEAFRTEVHKSYLSDEWSSYIHHVGEKFHGAAELREKLRKYAIAVGFEFVFLRNDFDRIHAVCSNVGTEGCDWHLRALSSSANGCLYITELNNIHTCKGVVRTQKHKLLGSKVVKSCIAADVSYNLSLKPREIMSKFKSTYGFDISYKVALKAKHRAKDAIYGSDADSFSKLSWYKEAVLESNPGSCFVLEVDPSTNRFQRLFVAYGGCVEGFQFCLPVLYVDGTFGKSIYKGQTLSATGRNGNQGFYPLAICFCDSETDANWTFFFKHLKSLLEPQGRVITFISDRGTGLLSAFDKVFAGHPHLFCYKHLVANLVGKYRGKGNSVLIEEVKKMFFKVAYSSTEKEYHFNLRLLRQEGGAEIIDSFLAEIPVENWCRAFYTSCRYGIMANGIAESFNSWIGLERMMPVYCMLDQTRIKQMEMACERRDEAERWTTELTPKMEERLKEQMENSRRFSVHYSSPGVYEVRSEFSYVVNITDHTCSCVKWQINCFPCPHGLAAIQAASENFYDYIDKYFHVDMFKKSYSFPIRPISNVDMCSSESATDIILPPLAKRPPGRPRVKRFKSIGEVEKKLIRCGRCGKMGTHNKLSCTEPLVQQ
- the LOC133730194 gene encoding uncharacterized protein LOC133730194, yielding MAGIEGHDNSTSGVLEAIQDMASAIRKNNNSQQEDAGGRFMRIQGEFCKCQPPIFKGVPDPMAAEEWIRQIKRKLKNQRVPEELKVEIACTYLEEQAYHWWESVLRMPDTEITTWDAFENIFLEKYFPSTVKGMKAREFVNLVQGELSIADYQAKFEELMRFAPNMILDEYTKAKRFEDGLKPMIREKVAILKLNRYADVVERALIAEQSVLESMKTLDFKTQRLERTAQDPRVCFQCGKFGHIQKNCPLLQIRAPQHHTYAPYLPQQNYQRPQYGQHPRYQGGVPTQARPNGPTSGRQPAQLAQDRVYCLGQVNN